A window of Argopecten irradians isolate NY chromosome 14, Ai_NY, whole genome shotgun sequence contains these coding sequences:
- the LOC138308126 gene encoding uncharacterized protein encodes MEGHTTPRLELCAAVLATQILQTVLDNSEIQFGKVKLYSDSRVVLGYIHNTTRRFYVYVANRVERIRRITTPKQWLYISTHQNPADQGTRSIPSTKIQESVWLKGPPFLTLSNLVKENPEEHELVNEDSDKEIRPRVQVVKTNTSEKPATNLGLHRFEKFSDWISLIRCISILKHVARSFSLIIMETQKDFYLDDFMQLTREEKLRRDSPIISISPYIDSNGVMRVGGRLNRLKEILNQNELNRIIIPGESHMGMVIVRYYHAATKHQG; translated from the exons ATGGAAGGACATACCACACCTCGCCTTGAATTGTGCGCGGCCGTCCTTGCCACTCAAATCCTGCAAACTGTGTTGGACAACTCCGAAATCCAGTTCGGCAAGGTTAAGTTGTACTCCGATAGCAGGGTGGTCCTTGGGTACATACATAACACAACCAGAAGATTCTACGTCTACGTTGCTAACAGGGTTGAACGGATCAGAAGGATCACTACACCAAAACAGTGGCTGTACATAAGCACCCACCAGAATCCTGCCGATCAGGGTACACGTTCCATTCCGTCAACGAAAATTCAAGAGAGTGTCTGGCTGAAAGGTCCTCCATTCTTGACACTTTCTAATCTCGTGAAAGAAAACCCGGAGGAGCATGAATTGGTCAACGAGGATTCTGACAAAGAAATCAGGCCCCGGGTCCAGGTTGTGAAAACCAATACTTCGGAGAAGCCAGCCACCAACCTCGGCTTGCATCGGTTTGAAAAATTCTCTGACTGGATTTCGCTGATACGTTGCATATCAATCCTCAAACACGTCGCTAGATCTTTCA GCTTGATCATTATGGAAACTCAAAAGGATTTCTATTTGGACGATTTCATGCAACTTACTAGGGAAGAAAAACTGAGACGTGACAGTCCCATCATTTCAATTTCACCATACATTGATTCAAACGGTGTCATGAGAGTTGGAGGAAGACTGAACCGACTTAAGGAAATTTTGAATCAAAATGAACTGAACCGCATTATCATTCCTGGTGAAAGCCACATGGGCATGGTCATTGTTCGATACTACCATGCGGCCACCAAACACCAAGGTTGA